In Stenotrophomonas sp. ASS1, the following proteins share a genomic window:
- a CDS encoding VacJ family lipoprotein, whose amino-acid sequence MNVVRTFPLIVLATALTACAGKPARSDAPAASTVVPASTIAEASAATTDTATVDAAPATAVVAAPAPATPPSAPARSADTDAARAAAATAPGGDDDFDALYGGAGNTGSAAAYDPWEPFNRKVHTFNNAVDRGIARPLATAYTHVVPRFARTGVSNFFSNLRAPVTITNQLLQGRGADAWDSLGRFLMNSTLGIGGLFDPASKAMVPRRNEDFGQTLGAWGWRRSRYVELPFFGPRTVRDVFGLAGDIPLSPIRRIEEDKIRIGLQGMQLVDTRAQLLAIDDLRDTAVDEYSLVRDAWMQRRNYQIENDLRSKRDRGHDDANSPIPVDAMPMPQWTH is encoded by the coding sequence ATGAACGTCGTACGCACTTTCCCCCTGATCGTCCTGGCCACCGCCCTGACCGCCTGCGCCGGCAAGCCCGCACGCAGCGATGCACCCGCAGCCAGCACCGTGGTCCCGGCCAGCACCATCGCCGAGGCCTCTGCCGCCACCACCGATACCGCTACGGTCGATGCCGCACCGGCAACAGCCGTGGTTGCCGCACCTGCGCCGGCCACGCCGCCATCCGCACCGGCCCGCAGCGCCGACACCGATGCGGCCAGGGCCGCGGCGGCGACCGCCCCCGGTGGTGACGACGACTTCGATGCCCTCTACGGCGGTGCCGGCAACACTGGCAGCGCCGCAGCCTACGATCCGTGGGAACCGTTCAACCGCAAGGTGCACACGTTCAACAACGCGGTTGACCGTGGCATCGCCCGCCCGCTGGCCACGGCCTACACCCACGTGGTGCCGCGCTTCGCCCGCACCGGCGTCAGCAACTTCTTCAGCAACCTGCGCGCACCGGTGACCATCACCAACCAGCTGCTGCAGGGCCGTGGTGCCGATGCGTGGGACAGCCTGGGCCGCTTCCTGATGAACAGCACGCTGGGTATCGGCGGCCTGTTCGATCCGGCCAGCAAGGCGATGGTGCCGCGTCGCAATGAGGACTTCGGGCAGACCCTGGGTGCCTGGGGCTGGCGTCGTTCGCGTTACGTGGAACTGCCGTTCTTCGGCCCTCGCACGGTGCGCGATGTGTTCGGCCTGGCCGGTGACATTCCGCTGTCGCCGATCCGCCGCATCGAAGAGGACAAGATCCGCATCGGCCTGCAGGGCATGCAGCTGGTCGATACCCGCGCGCAGCTGCTGGCGATCGACGACCTGCGTGACACCGCCGTGGACGAGTACTCGCTGGTACGCGATGCGTGGATGCAGCGCCGCAACTACCAGATCGAGAACGATCTGCGCAGCAAGCGCGACCGTGGCCATGACGATGCCAATTCGCCGATCCCGGTCGATGCGATGCCGATGCCGCAGTGGACGCACTGA
- a CDS encoding MlaE family lipid ABC transporter permease subunit, protein MPFVQATRSLGRAGLFSLTVLRGSLPTRDFLAELTREIYKIGARSLPIIAVGGAFVGLVLTLQGYRTLTTFGAADALSTLLGLSLYRELAPVLTALLFIGRAGSSIAAELGLMRATDQIKALELMAIDPVAKAVAPRFWAAVLTVPLLTGIFCSLAISASYFEAVHVLGLDNGVFWSALRNSVDFWDDFGVAMLKSAIFGGTAALVAAYVGFHAEPTIEGTSVATTRAVVNASLLVLMFNFVLSAMLFT, encoded by the coding sequence ATGCCGTTCGTTCAAGCCACCCGCTCGCTGGGTCGTGCCGGCCTGTTCTCGCTGACCGTGCTGCGCGGTTCGCTGCCGACCCGTGATTTCCTGGCCGAGTTGACCCGCGAGATCTACAAGATCGGTGCGCGCTCGCTGCCGATCATCGCCGTCGGCGGTGCCTTCGTCGGCCTGGTGCTGACCCTGCAGGGCTACCGCACGCTGACCACCTTCGGTGCGGCCGACGCACTGTCGACCCTGCTCGGCCTGTCGCTGTACCGCGAACTGGCACCGGTGCTGACCGCGCTGCTGTTCATTGGCCGCGCTGGCAGCTCGATCGCCGCCGAACTGGGCCTGATGCGTGCCACCGACCAGATCAAGGCGCTGGAGCTGATGGCGATCGACCCGGTGGCCAAGGCGGTGGCGCCGCGCTTCTGGGCGGCGGTGCTGACCGTGCCGCTGCTGACTGGCATCTTCTGTTCGCTTGCAATCAGTGCCAGCTACTTCGAAGCGGTGCACGTGCTGGGCCTGGACAACGGCGTGTTCTGGTCGGCGCTGCGCAACAGCGTGGACTTCTGGGACGACTTCGGCGTGGCAATGCTGAAGTCGGCGATCTTCGGCGGCACTGCCGCGCTGGTTGCCGCCTATGTGGGTTTCCACGCCGAGCCGACCATTGAAGGCACTTCGGTGGCGACCACCCGTGCGGTGGTCAACGCCTCACTGCTGGTGCTGATGTTCAACTTCGTGCTGTCGGCAATGTTGTTCACCTAA
- the recC gene encoding exodeoxyribonuclease V subunit gamma — protein MMSDPGSDFRLYHSNSLDVLAALLARNVRAPVPGQPLLAPEVVLIPQVAMRRWLQATLAAEFGVAANLEFLTPGEFVARALKANVSGEQDDLDAAGLHWKLYQALRDPALLAQPPMRALQSYLAGDDALKPWALAGELASVFEKYQAWRRDWLLRWAAGADPADPQAILWRTITHGQDYRARRIQEYLDRFEGAGQPLPKGLPPRMSAFATLNISPDVLRVMATQARVGELHFYMPTPVQSYWGDLQTLAERLRSGAPDPFGEAAGENRLLEAWGAAGRDFMAVLGSYEVVHPAGEIAAYSDPEDDTRPTLDEGGLSDSLLHRLQRDLFHRRALPSGELRDGLRSDDPSLQVHACHTRLRELQVLHDQLRSLLQDPRFDPPLQAREIAVLAPDIDPYVPYLEAVFGGRGGEEEHIPYALADSSPLAGEPLADVFVHLLGLPVSRFGLNEVLDLLASAPLAEAAGLEAVDFDRLHGWLQQAGARWGLDAKHRHQHQAPADDAYTWQFALDRLVLGHATGSEADLAGVAPWIELEGGALDALDRLLRLLRVLAIYQRRLGELLTPAQWRQRLLSLLDALLPTAPSSPNSQRALERLRKLLNQFAEDATKAGFAEGVPPEVVRAHFAGALGEADTRAPLLTGGISFGRMVPMRLLPFRVICVLGLNDGDFPRRDPAAGLNQLTAELDTPRRRPGDRSTREDDRFLFLQLFAAAQEVFYLSYLGADPRDGSVREPSVLVSELIDAAAAYHLDPPAAVRDFTVRHALQPFSPAAFGDGDPRRFSYRRQWHPAAGRLTGQRGGLQPWFDAPLPPPLDDAVEDDVALDTLRRFLCDPAGQFLAQSLGLRLADDVEEVDDLEPLVLSSRGPEKRSVQAAVVRATLSGDTEPLYPRLRARGLLPSGPLGERQFEGEQLKTRPYASALLGWMQGEPLESRRYEVDIDGVRLHGRVADRHPEGLVRLRAGTLNGNAVIRQGLDWLLVNAAGDALPLVQFHDGGDAGPGPHVLPALSAPAARAALRALLQLRQRGLREPLRFAPYTGWVLYNAPAEKQRSEGWKQWHGSDRSWGESSSDAWQLLLRGADPFATDASYAELLRNSQLVFSAVREGRALGADTSQEGNA, from the coding sequence ATGATGAGTGACCCAGGCAGCGATTTCCGCCTCTACCATTCCAACTCCCTGGACGTGCTGGCCGCGCTGCTGGCGCGCAATGTGCGGGCGCCCGTTCCTGGCCAGCCGCTGCTGGCACCGGAAGTGGTGCTGATCCCGCAGGTAGCGATGCGGCGTTGGCTGCAAGCGACACTGGCCGCCGAGTTCGGTGTGGCTGCGAACCTCGAATTCCTCACCCCGGGTGAGTTCGTGGCGCGCGCGCTGAAGGCCAACGTCAGCGGCGAGCAGGACGACCTGGACGCGGCCGGCCTGCATTGGAAGCTGTACCAGGCCCTGCGCGACCCGGCGTTGCTGGCGCAGCCACCGATGCGCGCGCTGCAGTCCTATCTTGCCGGCGATGACGCATTGAAGCCGTGGGCGCTGGCTGGCGAGCTGGCCTCGGTGTTCGAGAAGTACCAGGCGTGGCGCCGCGACTGGCTGCTGCGCTGGGCCGCCGGTGCCGATCCAGCCGACCCGCAGGCGATCCTGTGGCGCACCATCACCCACGGCCAGGACTATCGCGCGCGCCGCATCCAGGAATACCTGGACCGTTTCGAAGGGGCCGGCCAACCCTTGCCGAAGGGCTTGCCACCGCGCATGTCTGCGTTCGCGACGCTCAACATCTCACCCGATGTGCTGCGGGTGATGGCCACCCAGGCACGTGTTGGCGAGCTGCACTTCTATATGCCCACCCCGGTGCAGTCGTACTGGGGCGATCTGCAGACCCTGGCCGAGCGCCTGCGCAGCGGCGCGCCCGATCCCTTCGGCGAAGCAGCCGGCGAAAACCGCCTGCTGGAAGCCTGGGGCGCGGCCGGGCGCGACTTCATGGCGGTGCTGGGCAGTTACGAGGTGGTGCATCCGGCCGGCGAAATCGCCGCCTATTCCGATCCGGAGGACGACACCCGGCCGACCCTGGACGAAGGCGGCCTGTCCGACAGCCTGCTGCATCGCCTGCAGCGCGATCTGTTCCACCGCCGCGCGCTGCCCTCGGGCGAGCTGCGCGACGGCCTGCGCAGCGACGACCCCAGCCTGCAGGTGCACGCCTGCCATACCCGCCTGCGCGAGCTGCAGGTGCTGCACGACCAGCTGCGCAGCCTGCTGCAGGACCCGCGCTTCGACCCGCCGCTGCAGGCGCGCGAGATCGCGGTGCTGGCGCCGGACATCGATCCCTACGTGCCGTACCTGGAAGCGGTGTTCGGCGGCCGTGGTGGCGAGGAGGAGCACATCCCCTATGCGCTGGCCGACAGCAGCCCGCTGGCCGGTGAACCGCTGGCTGATGTGTTCGTGCACTTGCTGGGCCTGCCTGTCTCGCGCTTTGGCCTGAATGAAGTGCTGGACCTGCTGGCCAGCGCGCCGCTGGCCGAAGCGGCCGGGCTGGAAGCGGTGGACTTCGACCGCCTGCATGGCTGGCTGCAGCAGGCCGGTGCACGCTGGGGCCTGGATGCGAAGCACCGCCACCAGCACCAGGCGCCGGCCGACGACGCCTACACCTGGCAGTTCGCGCTGGATCGCCTGGTGCTCGGCCATGCCACCGGCAGCGAGGCCGACCTGGCCGGTGTCGCACCGTGGATCGAACTGGAAGGCGGCGCGCTGGACGCGCTGGACCGGCTGCTGCGCCTGCTGCGCGTGCTGGCCATCTACCAGCGTCGCCTCGGCGAGCTGCTGACCCCGGCGCAATGGCGACAGCGCCTGCTGTCGTTGCTGGATGCACTGCTGCCCACCGCGCCGAGTTCACCCAACAGCCAGCGCGCGCTGGAGCGCCTGCGCAAGCTGCTCAACCAGTTCGCCGAGGATGCTACCAAGGCCGGCTTCGCGGAAGGCGTGCCGCCGGAGGTGGTACGTGCGCACTTCGCCGGCGCGCTGGGCGAGGCCGATACGCGCGCACCGCTGCTGACCGGTGGCATCAGTTTCGGCCGCATGGTGCCGATGCGACTGCTGCCATTCCGGGTGATCTGCGTGCTGGGCCTCAATGATGGCGATTTCCCGCGCCGTGACCCGGCGGCCGGTCTCAACCAGCTCACCGCCGAACTGGACACGCCGCGCCGCCGACCGGGCGACCGCTCCACCCGCGAAGACGACCGTTTCCTGTTCCTGCAGCTGTTCGCCGCCGCGCAGGAGGTGTTCTACCTCAGCTACCTCGGTGCCGATCCGCGCGATGGCAGCGTGCGCGAGCCGTCGGTGCTGGTCAGTGAACTGATCGATGCCGCCGCTGCGTATCACCTCGATCCGCCTGCGGCGGTCCGCGACTTCACCGTGCGCCATGCCTTGCAGCCGTTCTCGCCCGCCGCGTTCGGTGACGGCGACCCCCGCCGCTTCAGCTATCGCCGCCAGTGGCATCCGGCGGCCGGTCGCCTCACTGGCCAGCGCGGTGGACTGCAGCCGTGGTTCGACGCACCGCTGCCACCGCCGCTCGACGATGCGGTGGAGGACGACGTCGCACTCGATACCCTGCGCCGTTTCCTGTGCGACCCGGCCGGACAGTTCCTCGCACAGTCGCTGGGCCTGCGCCTGGCCGACGATGTCGAGGAGGTCGATGACCTGGAACCGCTGGTGCTGTCATCGCGCGGCCCGGAAAAGCGCAGCGTGCAGGCGGCGGTGGTGCGTGCCACGCTCAGCGGCGATACCGAGCCGTTGTACCCGCGGCTGCGCGCGCGCGGCCTGCTGCCGTCCGGCCCATTGGGCGAGCGCCAGTTCGAGGGGGAGCAGTTGAAGACGCGCCCGTATGCCAGTGCGTTGCTGGGCTGGATGCAAGGCGAACCGCTGGAAAGCCGTCGCTACGAAGTGGACATCGACGGCGTGCGCCTGCATGGCCGCGTGGCCGATCGGCATCCCGAGGGCTTGGTGCGCCTGCGCGCCGGTACCCTCAATGGCAATGCAGTGATCCGCCAGGGCCTGGACTGGCTGCTGGTCAACGCCGCCGGCGATGCGTTGCCGCTGGTGCAGTTCCACGATGGCGGTGACGCCGGTCCCGGCCCGCATGTGCTGCCAGCACTGAGCGCCCCCGCTGCACGCGCCGCGCTGCGCGCGCTGCTGCAATTGCGCCAGCGCGGCCTGCGTGAGCCGCTGCGCTTTGCCCCGTATACCGGCTGGGTGCTGTACAACGCGCCAGCAGAAAAACAGCGTAGCGAAGGCTGGAAGCAGTGGCATGGCAGCGACCGCAGCTGGGGTGAATCCAGCAGCGACGCCTGGCAGCTGCTGCTGCGCGGTGCCGACCCGTTTGCCACCGATGCCAGCTATGCCGAGCTGCTGCGCAACAGCCAGCTGGTCTTCAGTGCGGTGCGTGAAGGCCGCGCCCTTGGCGCCGACACCAGCCAGGAGGGCAACGCATGA
- a CDS encoding ATP-binding cassette domain-containing protein produces MSASTSSLVQLSNVRIDRSGRTILRDVSLQVPKGSITAVLGPSGSGKSTLLAALTGELRPVAGEVTLFGKPIPHDSGALLEMRKSVGVLLQGNGLLTDLTVAENVALPLRTHTRLPTAVLRRLVQMKLHAVGLLAAADAWPRELSGGMARRVALARALALDPPLMIYDEPLTGLDPIASGVIMSLIQRLNHSLGLTSIIVSHHVHETLPICDQVIAIANGGIVFQGTPEALQSSQDPLLRQFLHGQPDGPIPFDAAPRARVA; encoded by the coding sequence ATGTCGGCTTCCACCTCCAGTCTGGTGCAGTTATCCAACGTCCGCATCGACCGGAGCGGACGCACGATCCTGCGCGACGTGTCGCTGCAGGTGCCCAAGGGCAGCATCACCGCCGTTCTGGGTCCGTCCGGCAGCGGCAAGTCGACCCTGCTGGCGGCGCTGACCGGCGAACTGCGCCCGGTCGCCGGCGAGGTCACCCTGTTCGGCAAGCCGATTCCGCATGACAGCGGCGCGCTGCTGGAAATGCGTAAGAGCGTGGGCGTGCTGCTGCAGGGCAACGGCCTGCTGACCGACCTGACCGTGGCCGAGAACGTGGCGCTGCCGCTGCGTACGCACACCCGCCTGCCGACCGCCGTGCTGCGGCGGCTGGTGCAGATGAAGCTGCATGCGGTGGGCCTGCTGGCCGCCGCCGATGCCTGGCCGCGTGAGCTGTCCGGCGGCATGGCGCGCCGCGTGGCGCTGGCCCGCGCGCTGGCACTGGACCCACCACTGATGATCTACGACGAGCCGCTGACCGGGCTGGACCCGATCGCCTCGGGGGTGATCATGAGCCTGATCCAGCGCCTCAACCACAGCCTGGGCCTGACCAGCATCATCGTCAGCCACCACGTGCACGAGACCCTGCCGATCTGCGACCAGGTGATCGCGATCGCCAATGGCGGCATCGTGTTCCAGGGCACGCCCGAGGCACTGCAGTCCAGCCAGGACCCGCTGCTGCGGCAGTTCCTGCACGGCCAGCCCGATGGCCCCATCCCGTTCGATGCCGCGCCGCGCGCGAGGGTCGCCTGA
- a CDS encoding STAS domain-containing protein, with protein sequence MASNALALLEGDTLRLRGVLDRAAVIALWPQLQALPAKLSRLELGEVERVDSAGLALLAELAARARKSGHPLAVSGAPAGYNELSAAYRLSPDLDFNATSAAS encoded by the coding sequence ATGGCAAGTAACGCACTGGCGCTGCTGGAAGGCGACACCCTGCGCCTGCGCGGGGTGCTCGACCGTGCCGCGGTGATCGCGCTGTGGCCGCAGCTGCAGGCCCTGCCGGCAAAGCTGTCACGGCTGGAGCTGGGTGAGGTCGAACGCGTGGACAGCGCCGGCCTGGCGCTGCTGGCCGAGCTGGCCGCACGTGCGCGCAAGAGCGGTCACCCGCTGGCAGTCTCCGGCGCGCCGGCCGGCTACAACGAGCTGAGCGCAGCCTACCGGCTGTCGCCCGACCTGGATTTCAACGCTACTTCTGCTGCGAGCTGA
- a CDS encoding ABC transporter substrate-binding protein, which yields MKMKLIPTLLASALLAATPFLAQAQAQAAAPAAAATQSQAGKVVIDASSRILSTLQQRKSEFTSNPASLRSYIDSELTRTFDRDYAARLVLGPHARGASDADIKLFADAMADSLMQRYGSTLLNIQGKPSFRLKGESPLPGNRGVRVSTELVRAGNEPTPVEYWMRNVNGQWKIFDVNIEGISYVQTFRNQFDTPLRQKGIKQVANELHSGSMQAGPAGNGK from the coding sequence ATGAAGATGAAACTGATCCCGACCCTGCTCGCCTCGGCGCTGCTGGCGGCCACCCCGTTCCTGGCCCAGGCCCAGGCCCAGGCCGCTGCGCCGGCCGCTGCCGCAACGCAGAGCCAGGCCGGCAAGGTGGTGATCGATGCCAGCAGCCGCATCCTGTCCACGCTGCAGCAGCGCAAGAGCGAGTTCACCAGCAACCCGGCCAGCCTGCGCAGCTACATCGACAGCGAGCTGACCCGCACCTTCGACCGCGACTACGCCGCGCGCCTGGTGCTGGGCCCGCACGCCCGCGGCGCCTCCGACGCCGACATCAAGCTGTTCGCCGATGCCATGGCCGACAGCCTGATGCAGCGCTACGGCTCCACCCTGCTCAACATCCAGGGCAAGCCGAGCTTCCGCCTGAAGGGTGAAAGCCCGCTGCCGGGCAATCGTGGCGTGCGCGTGAGCACCGAACTGGTGCGCGCCGGCAACGAACCGACCCCGGTCGAGTACTGGATGCGCAACGTGAACGGCCAGTGGAAGATCTTCGACGTCAACATCGAAGGCATTTCCTACGTGCAGACCTTCCGCAACCAGTTCGACACCCCGCTGCGCCAGAAGGGCATCAAGCAGGTGGCCAACGAACTGCACAGCGGCAGCATGCAGGCCGGGCCCGCGGGCAATGGCAAGTAA
- the recB gene encoding exodeoxyribonuclease V subunit beta — MTPAIADEETQRMAGDPYLALPLDGIRLIEASAGTGKTFTLATLFTRLVVEQGLRIGQILAVTFTDAATQELRKRIRERLALAARLVDLEPAEGEAPDLRLTREVLQRHLQGGTESAVALKRRLQVAADEIDLASIFTIHGFCTRVLREHALESGHTFDPPELLASDRELLEELAADLWRVHANDPATLEPLTWLWSNPDALAADLRALLGTPPLHPLPQPVTLADPHPALQSAAEALSASVREHGDQFFIDLCDAVDNKWINGVSYKLGWLHPLGRQMMAWAGRGDPRELLVSERLPALLPAVLADKTNKKFPDRTPSSPLQAPLARYVALLAERDAWLRGTALNFLHALRAEAMQRLQALKRTRRVQTYDDLIDGVALALEGPQRMALVRQLRAQYRIALVDEFQDTDDRQWGIFHTVFGDSPEVRELGVAPALFLIGDPKQAIYGFRGGDIHTYLKAKQVAQQAPVLDQNFRSRPAVLRALQALYDNGGEDAFLERDIQFEPVRPGGVRIDEDYQRDGHAATALTLRVLRSGGDKAMSADASRDAATQACVAAIHQILVEARAGNAVLRGRPVQPGDIAVLVRSHREATLVQRALAAVGIPAVAAGKQSLFSTPEARDLRALLLALLQPADEGRLRAALATVLLGQRASAIAAMEREGDLQREFQAQLLHWRERWQRGGPFAVIADVCAAQGERLLALIDGERRLTNYLQLGELLQEASAQALGMHGLLDWLQGQMASADQDDEQQLLRLESDARRVQIITLHKSKGLEYPLVFLPFVGIDGGAPNTSSHCTVHVDGQRQLHWKLDKDEAWEAASAQREREQRAEDARLLYVGLTRAEHALWIAVGDLAGLGKTRLAPLLGDLQALRAHADVHIDDSEAAAALPQLAAEVEGDLPAVRALTRRVPHDWWVYSFTQLAHADAGAGSDIEAAATELPAPAADEPAGPELPLEPALPEPAAAAEDSTPIDPRFMGSRFGNVLHEAMENVDFAAWGDWQPGLQAPEGQAEVLRKALHDEGYADVDLDDGVAVLVPLVGHTLTVPLPEGGALHSLGEGERRAEIDFHFAIEPTTVPALLQVLHAHGVSSTRRGFGQRRRLEGLMTGMIDLTYVRDGRWYVLDYKSNRLPGYSRDLLAIAMRHSEYDLQALIYTVALHRWLRFRLGAAYDYERDMGGIRYLFCRGLDAAGNGVHVDRFPLALVDALDALFAGGEQAQAELAARARGASA; from the coding sequence ATGACCCCCGCCATCGCAGATGAGGAAACCCAGCGTATGGCGGGCGATCCCTACCTGGCCCTGCCGCTGGATGGCATCCGCCTGATCGAAGCCAGCGCCGGTACCGGCAAGACCTTCACACTGGCGACGCTGTTCACCCGCCTTGTGGTGGAGCAGGGCCTTCGCATCGGCCAGATCCTGGCGGTGACCTTCACCGATGCGGCCACCCAGGAACTGCGCAAGCGCATCCGTGAGCGCCTGGCGCTGGCCGCGCGCCTGGTCGATCTGGAACCGGCCGAGGGTGAAGCGCCAGACCTGCGGTTGACCCGCGAGGTACTGCAGCGCCATCTACAGGGCGGAACCGAGAGCGCGGTCGCACTGAAACGCCGCCTGCAGGTGGCTGCCGACGAGATCGACCTGGCTTCGATCTTCACCATCCACGGCTTCTGCACCCGCGTGCTGCGCGAGCATGCACTGGAAAGCGGCCATACCTTTGATCCGCCGGAACTGCTGGCCAGCGATCGTGAACTGTTGGAGGAGCTGGCCGCTGATCTGTGGCGCGTGCATGCCAATGACCCGGCCACATTGGAGCCGCTGACCTGGCTGTGGTCCAACCCGGACGCGCTGGCCGCCGATCTGCGCGCGCTGCTGGGCACGCCGCCCCTGCACCCGTTGCCACAGCCGGTGACGCTGGCTGATCCACACCCGGCGCTGCAGAGCGCGGCCGAGGCACTGTCCGCAAGCGTGCGCGAACATGGCGATCAGTTCTTCATCGACCTCTGCGATGCGGTCGACAACAAGTGGATCAACGGCGTGTCCTACAAGCTGGGCTGGCTGCATCCGCTGGGCCGGCAGATGATGGCCTGGGCCGGGCGCGGCGACCCGCGCGAGCTGCTGGTCAGCGAGCGCCTGCCGGCGCTGCTGCCGGCGGTGCTGGCCGACAAGACCAACAAAAAGTTCCCCGACCGCACGCCATCGTCGCCATTGCAGGCGCCGTTGGCGCGCTATGTCGCGCTGCTGGCCGAACGCGATGCCTGGTTGCGTGGTACCGCGTTGAACTTCCTGCACGCGCTTCGCGCCGAAGCCATGCAACGCCTGCAGGCGCTGAAGCGCACGCGCCGGGTACAGACCTACGACGATCTGATCGATGGCGTAGCGCTCGCCCTGGAAGGCCCGCAGCGTATGGCGCTGGTCAGGCAGCTGCGTGCGCAGTACCGCATCGCGCTGGTCGATGAGTTCCAGGACACCGACGATCGCCAGTGGGGCATCTTCCACACCGTGTTCGGCGATTCGCCGGAGGTGCGCGAACTCGGCGTGGCGCCGGCACTGTTCCTGATCGGCGACCCCAAGCAGGCGATCTACGGTTTCCGCGGCGGTGACATCCACACCTACCTGAAGGCCAAGCAGGTGGCGCAGCAGGCGCCGGTGCTGGACCAGAACTTCCGCTCGCGACCGGCTGTGCTGCGTGCGTTGCAGGCGCTGTACGACAACGGTGGCGAAGACGCCTTCCTCGAACGCGACATCCAGTTCGAGCCGGTGCGGCCCGGTGGCGTGCGCATCGACGAGGACTACCAGCGTGATGGCCATGCCGCCACGGCACTCACCCTGCGCGTGCTGCGCAGTGGCGGTGACAAGGCGATGAGTGCGGACGCCTCGCGTGATGCCGCGACCCAGGCCTGCGTGGCTGCGATTCACCAGATCCTGGTCGAGGCGCGTGCGGGCAATGCCGTGTTGCGTGGGCGCCCGGTTCAACCCGGTGATATCGCGGTGCTGGTGCGCTCGCATCGCGAGGCCACGCTGGTGCAGCGCGCGCTGGCAGCGGTCGGCATCCCCGCGGTGGCGGCCGGCAAGCAGAGCCTGTTTTCCACCCCTGAAGCGCGCGATCTCCGTGCGCTGCTGCTGGCACTGCTGCAACCGGCCGACGAAGGCCGTCTGCGTGCGGCGTTGGCCACTGTCCTGCTCGGTCAACGCGCCAGCGCGATCGCGGCGATGGAACGCGAGGGCGACCTGCAACGCGAGTTCCAGGCACAACTGCTGCACTGGCGTGAGCGCTGGCAGCGCGGCGGACCGTTCGCAGTGATCGCCGACGTCTGTGCCGCGCAGGGCGAACGCCTGTTGGCGCTGATCGATGGCGAGCGCCGCCTGACCAATTACCTGCAGCTGGGCGAACTGCTGCAGGAAGCCTCGGCGCAGGCGCTCGGCATGCACGGCCTGCTGGACTGGCTGCAGGGGCAGATGGCCAGCGCTGACCAGGATGACGAGCAACAGCTGCTGCGCCTGGAATCGGATGCGCGCCGGGTACAGATCATCACCCTGCACAAGAGCAAGGGCCTGGAGTACCCGCTGGTGTTCCTGCCGTTCGTCGGCATCGACGGCGGCGCGCCGAACACGTCGTCGCACTGCACGGTGCATGTGGATGGCCAGCGCCAGCTGCACTGGAAGCTGGACAAGGACGAAGCCTGGGAAGCGGCCAGTGCCCAGCGCGAGCGCGAGCAGCGCGCCGAGGATGCGCGCCTGCTGTATGTGGGACTGACCCGTGCCGAGCATGCGCTGTGGATCGCCGTGGGTGATCTGGCCGGGCTCGGCAAGACGCGGCTGGCGCCGCTGCTGGGTGACCTGCAGGCGCTGCGCGCGCACGCCGATGTGCACATCGATGACAGTGAGGCAGCGGCCGCGCTGCCGCAGCTGGCGGCCGAAGTGGAAGGTGACCTTCCGGCGGTGCGTGCCCTGACCCGGCGCGTCCCGCACGACTGGTGGGTGTACAGCTTCACCCAGCTGGCCCACGCCGATGCCGGCGCGGGCAGTGATATCGAAGCCGCCGCCACCGAGCTGCCGGCGCCCGCTGCCGACGAACCCGCTGGCCCGGAACTGCCACTGGAACCGGCGTTGCCGGAACCCGCCGCGGCGGCCGAAGACAGCACACCGATCGACCCGCGCTTCATGGGCAGTCGCTTCGGCAATGTGCTGCACGAAGCGATGGAGAACGTCGACTTCGCCGCATGGGGTGATTGGCAGCCAGGTCTGCAAGCCCCTGAGGGACAGGCCGAGGTACTGCGCAAGGCACTGCACGACGAAGGATATGCTGACGTCGATCTGGATGATGGCGTGGCGGTGCTGGTGCCGCTTGTGGGCCACACGCTCACCGTGCCGCTACCCGAAGGCGGCGCGCTGCACAGCCTGGGTGAAGGCGAGCGTCGCGCGGAAATCGACTTCCATTTCGCCATCGAGCCGACCACGGTGCCGGCGCTGCTGCAGGTGCTGCATGCGCACGGTGTTTCCAGCACGCGACGCGGCTTCGGCCAGCGCCGCCGGTTGGAAGGGCTGATGACCGGCATGATCGACCTGACCTACGTGCGCGACGGGCGCTGGTACGTGCTCGACTACAAGTCCAACCGCCTGCCCGGTTACAGCCGGGACCTGCTGGCCATTGCCATGCGCCACAGCGAGTACGACCTGCAGGCGCTGATCTACACCGTGGCCCTGCATCGCTGGCTGCGTTTCCGCCTGGGTGCGGCCTACGACTACGAGCGCGACATGGGCGGCATCCGCTACCTGTTCTGCCGCGGCCTGGATGCTGCCGGTAACGGTGTGCATGTAGACCGCTTCCCGTTGGCGCTGGTGGATGCCCTGGATGCGTTGTTCGCCGGTGGCGAACAGGCCCAGGCAGAACTGGCTGCGCGTGCCCGCGGAGCCAGCGCATGA